From Triticum urartu cultivar G1812 chromosome 2, Tu2.1, whole genome shotgun sequence, a single genomic window includes:
- the LOC125538570 gene encoding disease resistance protein RGA2-like, translated as MSLSAIGIISAFNECVTLFQWVKSSISSLHSRWSGSKDQSLQDQVLQLQSDLQRLSDTLPAMYDLINEAEWRSHKQHVAKLLPSLKDAVSEAEDLLEFRWYEKKVQVEGNASQSPSIDFLDKVIQGNLNKLNDVQLRLNHLSSQLENMGLRGVTRCFDKLVRPETTSLPSETKIFGRDKELEQVLGSLNVPTHPKRKRATSSINASTSTSSSNHVNGGPLISSLPVLVVAGIGGVGKTTLAQHICNHQRVKSHFELIIWICVSDDFNEKRLSKEVIESCTGNEAKIDNLDSLQRALSNHVKNKRLLIVLDDVWDDALKEYVEHGPSSIALEFYT; from the exons ATGAGCTTATCTGCCATTGGAATTATTAGTGCCTTCAATGAATGTGTCACTTTGTTTCAGTGGGTCAAATCTTCCATTTCATCTTTGCACTCCCGATGGAGCGGTTCAAAGGATCAAAGTCTCCAGGATCAGGTACTGCAATTACAGAGTGACCTACAACGTCTTAGCGATACTCTTCCTGCAATGTATGACCTCATTAACGAAGCGGAGTGGAgaagccacaaacagcatgtggCCAAGCTCCTTCCAAGTCTCAAGGATGCTGTGTCTGAGGCTGAGGACCTTCTTGAGTTTAGATGGTACGAGAAGAAGGTGCAAGTGGAGGGCAATGCAAGCCAGTCGCCTTCCATTGACTTCCTTGATAAGGTCATTCAAGGAAACTTGAACAAACTGAATGATGTTCAATTAAGGTTAAATCATCTTTCGAGTCAGCTAGAGAACATGGGGCTTCGTGGAGTCACACGATGCTTTGATAAATTAGTCAGGCCAGAGACTACCTCTTTGCCAAGTGAAACAAAAATATTTGGTCGTGACAAGGAGCTGGAGCAG GTATTGGGATCTCTTAATGTACCTACACACCCAAAACGCAAGAGAGCAACTAGTTCAATCAATGCATCAACAAGCACATCATCAAGCAACCATGTTAATGGTGGACCATTAATATCGAGTCTTCCTGTTTTGGTGGTGGCTGGAATTGGTGGTGTTGGAAAGACTACTTTGGCCCAACATATCTGCAACCATCAACGAGTGAAGTCTCACTTCGAGCTAATAATTTGGATTTGTGTCTCAGATGACTTCAATGAGAAGAGGTTAAGTAAAGAGGTCATAGAATCATGCACTGGCAATGAGGCAAAGATTGATAATTTGGATTCTCTTCAGCGTGCTCTTTCTAACCACGTGAAAAATAAAAGGTTATTGATAGTCCTTGATGATGTGTGGGATGATGCTTTGAAGGAGTATGTTGAGCATGGACCTTCAAGCATCGCATTGGAGTTCTATACTTGA